One Antarctobacter heliothermus DNA segment encodes these proteins:
- a CDS encoding FliM/FliN family flagellar motor switch protein, which produces MADGARNDVMGQKAQAAQRAFEARGMSLAKALRRALSRTADVLWDLALVTQSVTVETMDQDEVVDALGKTDLLVLLDGPDGAVGIASVDRQVMTGVIEVQTIQQVTQMPVEDDRILTQTDAAMLAPLLDGALGRLADTLTEHPLHSQLVGYRFGAMIEDSRAAGLLLDAAGYRSFRADIDLALGRRRGVLTLFLPERKPKRSTPGVVQGAGPHEERLSRVPARLDAALARITLPLSKAEALKPGDLLNLPPDALSKVEVMAGRGHLVACGRLGQLNGLRAVRLTWPAGNAAISSAADPAGAVSVGLPKVEKTASFNGTQQDAKAGLPALTDTPVSDADASEDLPDLPPMDFEAGSADFDFSDLGGEFGDVGNAQPMEALPEIDNSEGFASASMDFDFDET; this is translated from the coding sequence ATGGCTGACGGCGCACGCAATGACGTGATGGGTCAAAAGGCTCAAGCGGCACAACGGGCCTTTGAGGCGCGGGGCATGTCGCTGGCCAAGGCGTTGCGCCGGGCCCTTTCGCGCACGGCTGACGTGCTGTGGGATCTTGCCCTTGTCACGCAGTCCGTCACGGTCGAGACGATGGACCAGGACGAGGTGGTCGATGCGCTCGGCAAAACGGATCTTCTGGTCTTGCTGGATGGACCGGACGGTGCAGTTGGGATCGCCTCGGTCGATCGTCAAGTCATGACCGGAGTGATCGAGGTGCAAACCATCCAGCAAGTCACCCAGATGCCGGTTGAGGATGATCGCATCCTGACGCAGACCGACGCCGCGATGCTTGCGCCGCTTCTTGATGGTGCTTTGGGGCGTCTGGCCGACACACTGACGGAACACCCCTTGCATAGCCAGCTGGTTGGCTATCGCTTTGGCGCGATGATTGAGGACTCGCGCGCCGCCGGGCTGCTGTTGGATGCTGCGGGCTATCGTTCGTTCCGGGCCGACATTGATCTTGCGCTGGGTCGGCGGCGTGGTGTGCTGACCCTCTTTTTGCCTGAACGCAAACCCAAGCGCAGCACGCCGGGAGTAGTACAAGGTGCCGGCCCACACGAGGAACGGTTGAGCCGCGTACCTGCGCGACTTGACGCAGCCTTGGCACGGATCACTTTACCCCTCAGCAAAGCGGAGGCGTTGAAGCCCGGGGATCTGCTGAACCTGCCGCCAGATGCACTGTCCAAGGTCGAGGTGATGGCCGGTCGTGGTCATTTGGTCGCCTGCGGTCGTCTTGGTCAATTAAACGGGCTGCGGGCAGTCCGCCTCACATGGCCTGCTGGCAATGCCGCGATCTCCTCTGCGGCGGACCCGGCCGGGGCGGTATCGGTCGGTCTGCCAAAGGTAGAAAAGACCGCGTCATTCAACGGTACGCAGCAAGATGCAAAAGCGGGATTGCCCGCGCTTACCGACACACCGGTCAGCGATGCCGATGCGTCAGAGGATTTGCCGGACCTTCCACCGATGGACTTCGAGGCTGGCTCTGCAGATTTCGATTTCAGCGATCTGGGTGGGGAATTCGGTGACGTCGGAAATGCCCAACCTATGGAGGCGTTGCCCGAGATCGACAACAGCGAAGGTTTCGCGTCGGCGTCGATGGATTTCGATTTCGATGAAACATAG
- a CDS encoding TraR/DksA family transcriptional regulator, producing the protein MSHHVQKLILLERLRALGVRLDGIEEALEAPHSKDWDEMAVEREGEEVLERLGESGKAEIARIKAALGRMAQGEYGFCARCGGEISAERLAVVPEAPLCKGCAAEV; encoded by the coding sequence ATGTCCCATCACGTTCAGAAACTGATCTTGCTCGAAAGATTGCGCGCATTGGGTGTGCGATTGGACGGAATCGAAGAGGCGCTAGAGGCGCCGCATTCAAAGGACTGGGACGAGATGGCCGTGGAACGCGAGGGGGAAGAAGTGCTGGAGCGGTTGGGGGAAAGCGGCAAGGCCGAAATCGCCCGGATCAAGGCGGCTCTGGGGCGCATGGCGCAGGGCGAATACGGTTTCTGTGCGCGGTGTGGCGGTGAAATCTCTGCAGAAAGGTTAGCCGTGGTGCCGGAAGCGCCGCTTTGCAAAGGCTGTGCTGCCGAGGTCTGA
- a CDS encoding TIGR01244 family sulfur transferase, producing the protein MTPSALTDRYHVSPQIDPQDAAAIKEAGYVLVIDNRPDAEVPPSHQTKAMQQAIEAVGLRFSALPITHQTMTAENILAQAELVAAANGPVLAYCASGTRCSVIWALGNAETLGADAVIEAAAKAGYNLAGLRPTLETLARP; encoded by the coding sequence ATGACACCAAGCGCACTGACAGACCGATACCATGTGTCCCCCCAGATTGACCCGCAGGATGCTGCGGCGATCAAGGAGGCGGGGTATGTTCTGGTCATCGACAACCGCCCTGATGCAGAGGTTCCGCCTTCGCATCAGACAAAAGCGATGCAACAGGCAATAGAGGCGGTCGGGCTGCGTTTTTCCGCGCTGCCAATCACGCATCAGACCATGACTGCGGAAAACATTCTTGCACAGGCAGAACTTGTGGCCGCCGCCAATGGTCCGGTGTTGGCCTATTGTGCATCGGGCACGCGCTGTTCGGTGATCTGGGCGCTGGGCAACGCCGAAACGCTGGGCGCAGACGCGGTGATCGAGGCCGCGGCCAAGGCGGGCTACAATCTGGCCGGGCTTCGCCCGACGCTAGAAACGCTGGCCCGCCCCTGA
- a CDS encoding transglutaminase family protein, with the protein MNLTISHTTRYSFEEPVSFGLQQLRKTPKSRHNQTVVNWTTKVTGGQKGLTYVDHHQNTVDLIEVDRGTQELTITCEGEVSIGESNGIVGRHQGPAPLWLYERVTPQTRPGAGVRALIRAVGGETELDQAHGLMAAVAEAVAYEVGTSDSNSTAETVLAEGRGVCQDHAHVFIACMREMGLPARYVSGYLLLDDKIEQDAMHAWAEAHIPGLGWVGFDCANCISPDNRYVRVATGMDYHDAAPVRGTRQGGAAESLDVAIEVAQQ; encoded by the coding sequence ATGAACCTGACCATCAGCCACACCACCCGCTACAGCTTTGAAGAGCCTGTGAGTTTTGGGCTTCAGCAGCTGCGCAAGACACCAAAATCCCGTCACAATCAGACCGTTGTGAATTGGACGACAAAAGTCACGGGCGGGCAAAAGGGGCTGACCTATGTCGACCACCACCAGAATACCGTCGACCTAATCGAAGTCGACCGGGGCACGCAGGAATTGACCATCACCTGTGAAGGTGAGGTCTCAATCGGTGAATCGAATGGCATCGTCGGACGCCATCAGGGCCCTGCCCCGCTCTGGCTGTATGAGCGGGTCACGCCGCAAACCCGTCCGGGGGCCGGGGTACGGGCATTGATCCGCGCGGTAGGTGGCGAAACCGAACTGGATCAGGCGCATGGTTTGATGGCAGCGGTGGCCGAGGCCGTGGCCTACGAGGTGGGAACGTCTGACTCGAACTCGACCGCAGAAACCGTACTGGCCGAAGGGCGCGGCGTCTGCCAGGATCATGCCCATGTCTTTATTGCCTGCATGCGGGAGATGGGTCTGCCTGCGCGCTATGTCTCTGGCTACCTGTTGCTGGATGACAAGATCGAACAGGATGCCATGCACGCATGGGCAGAGGCGCATATCCCCGGGTTGGGTTGGGTCGGATTTGACTGCGCCAACTGCATTTCCCCAGACAACCGCTATGTCCGCGTTGCCACGGGAATGGACTATCACGATGCCGCTCCCGTGCGTGGAACGCGTCAGGGCGGAGCTGCAGAATCTCTGGATGTGGCAATAGAGGTAGCGCAGCAGTAA
- a CDS encoding MBL fold metallo-hydrolase gives MKPEVTAFFDDATNTISYVVRDPNGLSCAIIDSVLDFDYSSGRTDTKSADAIITFVKDKGYTAEWLLETHVHADHLSAAPYIQGQLGGKIGIGDRIKIVQDTFGKVFNEGTEFQRDGSQFDQLFQEGDSFHIGQMRGDVLHTPGHTPACLTYTIGDAAFVGDTLFMPDFGTARCDFPGGSSETLFDSVQKILTLPDETRIFVGHDYKAPGREEYAWETTVGEQKTRNVHVGEGKSKEQFVEMRDQRDASLAMPKLIIPSLQVNMRAGQMPPADEKGDVFLKVPVNKL, from the coding sequence ATGAAACCTGAAGTCACCGCCTTCTTTGACGACGCAACCAACACGATCTCCTATGTCGTGCGCGATCCCAATGGCTTGTCCTGCGCCATCATCGACAGCGTGCTGGACTTTGACTACTCGTCCGGCCGGACCGATACCAAATCGGCAGACGCGATCATCACCTTCGTCAAGGACAAGGGGTACACGGCAGAGTGGTTGCTGGAAACCCACGTCCACGCCGATCACCTCTCCGCCGCGCCTTACATTCAAGGGCAGTTGGGCGGCAAGATCGGCATCGGCGATCGCATCAAGATCGTGCAGGATACCTTTGGCAAGGTTTTCAACGAAGGCACCGAATTCCAACGCGACGGATCACAGTTTGACCAGTTGTTTCAGGAAGGCGACAGCTTTCACATTGGCCAGATGCGCGGCGACGTGCTGCATACTCCCGGCCACACCCCGGCCTGCCTGACCTACACCATCGGTGACGCGGCCTTTGTCGGCGACACGCTGTTCATGCCGGACTTTGGCACAGCGCGCTGTGATTTTCCGGGTGGCTCGTCTGAGACGCTGTTCGACTCTGTCCAGAAAATCCTGACCCTGCCCGACGAGACCCGTATCTTTGTCGGACACGACTACAAGGCACCGGGGCGCGAAGAATATGCTTGGGAAACCACCGTGGGTGAGCAAAAAACACGGAATGTGCACGTCGGCGAAGGCAAGTCCAAAGAGCAATTTGTCGAGATGCGCGACCAACGTGATGCGTCGCTGGCCATGCCCAAGCTGATCATCCCGTCGCTGCAGGTCAACATGCGGGCCGGTCAGATGCCCCCGGCCGACGAGAAGGGCGACGTGTTCCTCAAAGTGCCCGTCAACAAACTTTGA
- a CDS encoding peptidase, with protein MTYCVGMMMDRGLVFMSDTRTNAGMDNISTFSKTKIWETKGDRVITLLSAGNLATTQAVVSELDEREKAREDRNPSILDVPSMYQAARMIADTLRDVIARHSDTGQRASSVFNATLILGGQIAGGPPRLFLIYPEGNFIEAGPDTPFFQIGEIKYGRPILVRAYDPASSFAEAVKLLLVSFDSTVKANLTVGAPFDYHLYEADSLVRGKTGRIELDDPYYRTISDGWSEALKQALHSLPAFDAPAQP; from the coding sequence ATGACCTATTGCGTAGGAATGATGATGGATCGGGGATTGGTGTTTATGTCCGACACCCGAACCAACGCCGGGATGGACAACATCTCGACTTTTAGCAAGACCAAGATCTGGGAGACAAAGGGCGACCGCGTCATCACGCTGCTCAGTGCGGGTAATCTGGCAACCACGCAGGCGGTCGTCAGCGAACTAGATGAACGCGAAAAGGCTCGCGAAGACCGCAATCCATCAATTCTGGATGTGCCGTCGATGTATCAGGCCGCGAGAATGATCGCGGACACGTTGCGTGACGTGATCGCGCGCCATTCCGACACCGGACAGCGCGCCTCTTCGGTCTTCAACGCCACGTTGATTCTAGGCGGTCAGATAGCTGGCGGTCCGCCGCGGCTGTTCCTGATCTACCCCGAAGGTAACTTTATCGAGGCTGGCCCCGACACGCCCTTCTTTCAGATCGGCGAGATCAAATACGGTCGTCCGATTCTGGTGCGTGCCTATGATCCAGCGTCCAGCTTTGCCGAAGCTGTGAAACTTCTGCTTGTCAGTTTCGACAGTACCGTGAAGGCGAACCTGACCGTAGGCGCCCCGTTCGACTATCACCTCTACGAGGCCGATAGCCTTGTCCGAGGCAAAACCGGTCGGATCGAACTTGATGATCCCTATTACCGGACCATCAGCGACGGTTGGAGCGAGGCTTTGAAACAGGCACTCCATAGCCTGCCCGCATTCGACGCGCCCGCACAACCTTGA
- a CDS encoding YeeE/YedE family protein has protein sequence MPIDWIWGLIGGLLIGTGGAIYLLGNGRIMGASGIIGGLVDGSGWSTAAERAIFLIGVALLPVLLAPFYREVDPHITDNYAVLIAAGLLVGIGTRIANGCTSGHGVCGMSRLSIRGFVATFIYIFAGGVGVVIFRHILGII, from the coding sequence ATGCCTATCGACTGGATCTGGGGGCTGATCGGCGGCTTGCTGATCGGCACTGGCGGGGCCATTTACCTTCTTGGCAATGGCCGCATTATGGGTGCCAGTGGCATCATCGGCGGCCTTGTCGATGGATCGGGCTGGTCCACAGCCGCAGAACGCGCCATTTTCTTGATCGGAGTCGCACTGCTGCCGGTCTTGCTGGCGCCTTTCTACCGCGAAGTCGATCCGCACATCACTGACAACTACGCCGTGCTGATCGCCGCCGGCCTTCTGGTCGGGATCGGTACGCGTATCGCCAACGGATGCACGTCAGGTCACGGCGTTTGCGGCATGTCGCGGCTTTCGATCCGAGGGTTTGTCGCCACCTTCATCTACATTTTCGCCGGTGGCGTCGGGGTCGTTATCTTCCGTCACATCCTGGGGATCATCTGA
- a CDS encoding alpha-E domain-containing protein, with the protein MLGKTANGLFWMYRGLERAENTARLIETGQRIALTRLGSTDDEWRSVLQTAGSLHGFTQRHEQVTKDAAIDWLLRDKDNPSSVLSSVEHARQNARTVRTALTGEVWEALNGTYMRVKEVLARKISERDLPGVLGMIRQRTGLVRGATHGTMLRNDIYDFARIGTFLERADNTARIIDVKYYVLLPSVTSVGTSLDNVQWETILRSVSARGGFRMEYGASTEPRDIAQFLILNRRMPRSLAFCAHKLRDNLGYLASEYGHNAPSFAKIDHIERAYLSFDIDDVFDYGLHEFIQTMLTSLSELGKQIEVDYRFYE; encoded by the coding sequence ATGCTGGGAAAAACTGCAAACGGCCTGTTCTGGATGTACCGCGGTCTTGAACGGGCTGAAAACACCGCCCGCTTGATCGAAACCGGGCAGCGCATCGCGCTGACTCGACTAGGCAGCACTGACGACGAGTGGCGATCCGTCCTGCAAACTGCCGGGTCACTGCATGGTTTCACTCAACGTCATGAGCAAGTGACCAAGGACGCCGCCATCGACTGGCTGTTACGCGACAAGGATAACCCGTCTTCGGTATTGTCCAGCGTCGAGCATGCCCGGCAAAACGCTCGGACAGTACGGACCGCGCTGACCGGCGAAGTCTGGGAGGCCCTGAACGGCACCTACATGCGTGTCAAAGAGGTGCTCGCCCGCAAGATCAGCGAACGCGATCTGCCAGGTGTTCTGGGCATGATCCGACAGCGTACAGGGCTTGTACGCGGGGCAACGCATGGCACCATGCTGCGCAATGACATCTACGATTTTGCTCGCATCGGCACCTTTCTAGAACGCGCGGACAACACCGCGCGTATCATCGATGTGAAATACTATGTGCTCCTGCCCTCTGTGACATCCGTCGGGACGTCTTTGGACAACGTGCAATGGGAAACGATCCTGCGCTCCGTTTCGGCGCGTGGCGGGTTTCGTATGGAATACGGTGCTTCGACCGAACCGCGCGATATTGCTCAGTTCCTGATCCTGAACCGGCGCATGCCCCGTTCCCTTGCCTTTTGCGCGCACAAGCTGCGCGACAATCTTGGCTATCTGGCTTCGGAATATGGGCACAACGCACCATCTTTTGCCAAAATCGACCATATCGAACGGGCTTACCTGAGCTTCGACATCGACGATGTGTTCGACTATGGTTTGCATGAGTTCATCCAGACCATGCTGACGTCGCTCAGCGAACTGGGAAAACAGATCGAAGTCGATTACCGGTTCTACGAATGA
- a CDS encoding DUF6691 family protein — translation MLKLIIAFIAGGFFGSGLFVSGMTDTTKVQGWLDVFGAWDPTLAFVMVGAMIPMAIAWLIRKQRTTSLTGEALPPPPSTEIDGKLILGSVMFGMGWGLVGLCPGPSIASLSYGGPSLYVFLAAMMGGMLIAPFARAHLDRVVPAE, via the coding sequence ATGTTAAAGCTGATCATAGCCTTCATCGCAGGCGGATTTTTCGGATCGGGGCTCTTTGTGTCGGGCATGACCGACACAACCAAAGTCCAGGGTTGGCTGGATGTTTTCGGGGCATGGGATCCGACCCTGGCCTTTGTCATGGTGGGCGCCATGATCCCAATGGCCATCGCCTGGCTGATCCGCAAGCAGCGCACCACGTCGCTGACAGGTGAGGCTTTGCCGCCGCCCCCTTCGACGGAGATAGACGGCAAGCTCATTCTCGGTTCCGTGATGTTCGGTATGGGGTGGGGGCTTGTCGGTTTGTGCCCGGGACCATCCATCGCGTCGCTCAGCTATGGAGGTCCGTCGTTGTATGTCTTCCTTGCCGCCATGATGGGCGGGATGCTGATTGCGCCATTTGCGCGGGCGCATCTGGACAGAGTGGTTCCAGCAGAATAG